From a region of the Sporanaerobacter acetigenes DSM 13106 genome:
- a CDS encoding PTS ascorbate transporter subunit IIC, which produces MLSLILDILGTPAMILGIIAMIGLMLQKKSAGQVFAGSLKTALGMLVLSAGAGLIVSEILPFVDLFTKVFNLSGFATSSEAVVGAMQTSVPIIASTSALIMAIGFLVNVLLARITPLKYIFLTGHMMWISSVALSYSLYVAKFSEPMIIILGSLLQGIILTLLPAIAQPMVRNITGTNSIAMGHLTTLGTTASAQVGKLLGDKSKSAEDIKLPESLDFFKDTSVSVSLVMTIFYLIVVIAAGPKVVSEYAGNQNFIVFGLLKAMGFAAGVLILLQGVRMFLGELVPAFKGIADRLVPGAIPALDVPALFGFAPNSLMIGFVTAIVGMIIGMFVSSAVFKVTPLVSIIGAFFTGGVAGIMGNSTGGRRGSVISGLTYGFLLIFLSGFLYTIFDFSAIGVVGVGHDCIDIMVLMLLLKNPTIGILVIISVYILVSYLELRYQKNKEKAATL; this is translated from the coding sequence ATGTTGAGTTTAATACTAGATATTCTAGGTACACCAGCTATGATACTTGGAATTATAGCAATGATTGGACTGATGCTTCAAAAAAAATCAGCTGGACAAGTATTTGCTGGATCTTTAAAAACAGCATTAGGAATGTTGGTATTATCAGCTGGAGCAGGTTTGATTGTTTCGGAAATTTTACCATTTGTTGATTTGTTTACTAAGGTTTTCAATTTATCTGGATTTGCAACCTCATCTGAAGCAGTGGTAGGTGCTATGCAAACATCTGTCCCTATAATAGCTTCTACTAGTGCATTAATTATGGCTATTGGATTTTTAGTAAATGTATTATTAGCAAGGATTACACCTCTAAAATATATCTTTTTAACTGGACATATGATGTGGATTTCGTCGGTAGCACTTTCTTATAGCTTATACGTTGCAAAATTTAGCGAACCTATGATTATAATACTTGGTTCTCTTTTGCAAGGAATAATTCTTACTTTATTGCCTGCTATTGCTCAACCTATGGTTAGGAATATAACTGGAACTAATAGTATAGCAATGGGACATTTAACTACATTAGGTACAACTGCATCTGCACAAGTGGGTAAATTGTTGGGTGATAAATCAAAATCTGCTGAAGATATAAAATTACCTGAATCATTAGACTTTTTCAAAGATACATCTGTGTCAGTTTCACTAGTTATGACAATTTTTTACCTAATAGTTGTAATTGCAGCTGGTCCAAAGGTAGTTTCAGAGTATGCTGGCAATCAAAATTTTATTGTTTTCGGATTATTAAAAGCAATGGGGTTTGCAGCTGGTGTACTTATACTTTTACAAGGTGTACGTATGTTTTTAGGGGAATTGGTTCCTGCTTTTAAAGGTATTGCTGATAGGCTTGTTCCTGGTGCTATACCTGCATTAGATGTTCCGGCATTATTTGGATTTGCTCCTAATTCATTGATGATAGGATTTGTTACAGCAATTGTAGGAATGATAATTGGTATGTTTGTAAGTTCAGCTGTATTTAAAGTTACTCCTTTAGTGTCAATAATTGGTGCATTTTTTACAGGTGGAGTTGCAGGTATAATGGGTAATTCTACTGGGGGCCGAAGAGGTTCAGTGATTTCTGGTTTAACATATGGCTTTTTATTAATCTTTTTGTCAGGTTTTCTCTATACAATATTTGATTTTTCTGCAATAGGTGTTGTTGGAGTAGGTCATGATTGTATAGATATAATGGTATTGATGTTGTTGTTGAAGAATCCGACCATTGGAATACTAGTTATTATTTCAGTATATATATTAGTTAGTTATTTAGAGTTACGTTATCAAAAAAACAAAGAAAAAGCTGCAACTTTATAG
- a CDS encoding Na-translocating system protein MpsC family protein: MKRPVCVDNINAKRHIEDSFKSFMSKYFSRGPGVVKGYIMEDVVLVYCEDFLTTLEKNLAKDEIGQCYVQIIRKKISDEYGDFLVDMIETSVGRDVKTFYLDCNVANNSLCCVFMLNEATEVC; encoded by the coding sequence ATGAAAAGGCCTGTTTGTGTTGATAATATCAATGCTAAACGGCATATTGAAGATTCTTTTAAGTCTTTTATGTCAAAGTATTTTAGCAGGGGACCTGGTGTTGTGAAAGGTTATATAATGGAAGATGTAGTTTTAGTGTACTGTGAAGATTTTCTTACAACTCTAGAAAAAAATTTGGCTAAAGATGAAATTGGGCAATGCTATGTTCAAATCATAAGAAAAAAGATATCCGATGAGTATGGAGATTTTCTTGTAGACATGATCGAAACTAGTGTGGGGCGGGATGTGAAAACGTTTTATTTGGATTGTAATGTAGCTAATAATAGTTTATGTTGTGTTTTTATGCTGAATGAGGCTACTGAAGTATGCTAG
- the fba gene encoding class II fructose-1,6-bisphosphate aldolase has translation MDIISTKEILLDAKKNRYAVPAFNIHNLETMQAVLEGACEMKSPVIIAATPGTVDYAGMDYLVAMARVGAKKHNIPVALHLDHCSDINFLEECIGAGFKSVMIDASLKQYEDNIKVTRDVVEFAHKQGVTVEAELGTVGGQEDERNVDAAKALLTVPDMALDFVKKTNIDSLAIAIGTAHGLYKLKPKLDFERLANIRKIIDIPLVLHGASGVSPEDTRKAIELGICKVNIATELKIPFADSIKEYFLENPMANDPRKYLTPGKNAIKQVVMNKIEICGSKNKA, from the coding sequence ATGGATATTATTTCAACAAAAGAAATATTATTAGATGCAAAAAAGAACAGATATGCAGTTCCAGCTTTTAATATACACAATTTAGAAACCATGCAAGCTGTGTTGGAAGGTGCATGTGAAATGAAATCTCCTGTAATAATTGCAGCAACTCCAGGCACTGTAGATTATGCGGGAATGGATTATTTGGTTGCAATGGCAAGGGTAGGTGCAAAAAAGCATAATATTCCAGTTGCTTTGCATTTAGACCATTGCTCCGATATAAATTTTTTAGAAGAATGTATAGGAGCTGGGTTTAAATCTGTTATGATAGATGCTTCACTGAAACAATATGAGGATAATATAAAAGTAACAAGAGATGTAGTAGAGTTTGCTCATAAGCAGGGTGTAACTGTAGAAGCAGAATTAGGCACAGTGGGCGGACAAGAAGATGAAAGAAATGTTGATGCCGCGAAGGCACTATTGACTGTTCCTGACATGGCATTAGATTTTGTAAAGAAAACTAATATAGATTCTCTTGCAATAGCTATTGGTACTGCTCATGGCTTATATAAACTAAAGCCTAAATTGGACTTTGAAAGGCTTGCAAATATTAGAAAGATAATTGATATACCATTGGTACTCCATGGAGCTTCGGGAGTGTCTCCAGAAGACACAAGAAAGGCTATAGAATTAGGTATTTGTAAAGTTAATATAGCTACTGAGTTAAAAATACCATTTGCTGATAGTATAAAGGAATACTTTTTAGAGAATCCAATGGCTAATGATCCACGAAAATATTTAACTCCTGGTAAGAACGCGATAAAACAAGTGGTTATGAATAAAATTGAAATCTGCGGAAGTAAGAATAAAGCATAA
- a CDS encoding PTS sugar transporter subunit IIA: MLLDLLNEETIKICSEAKDWKEAGKIAGQPLIDTDKIEGKYVDAMIESVEKYGPYIVIAPGIALFHGRPEDGVKSMCMSLAVFKEGVIFNVDDKDPVKLVFVLGASDNESHLKVLSEAMILLQDNDVIDRIISSDKVDEIVEIIKNKLMFDKES; the protein is encoded by the coding sequence TTGTTATTGGATTTGTTAAATGAAGAAACTATTAAAATTTGTTCTGAAGCTAAAGATTGGAAAGAAGCTGGGAAAATTGCAGGACAGCCATTAATAGATACAGATAAGATTGAGGGCAAATATGTTGATGCTATGATAGAGTCTGTAGAAAAATATGGCCCATATATTGTTATAGCACCTGGAATTGCATTGTTTCATGGTAGACCAGAAGATGGTGTCAAATCTATGTGCATGAGTCTTGCTGTTTTTAAGGAAGGTGTAATTTTCAATGTTGATGACAAGGATCCTGTTAAATTAGTATTTGTATTAGGCGCCTCAGATAATGAGTCTCATTTGAAAGTACTATCTGAAGCTATGATTCTTTTACAAGATAATGATGTAATAGATAGAATAATTTCTTCTGACAAAGTAGATGAAATTGTAGAAATAATAAAGAATAAATTGATGTTTGATAAGGAGAGTTAG
- the pfkB gene encoding 1-phosphofructokinase — protein MILTITLNPSIDRRYLVDGFEKGKIFRAKEVQYTPGGKGLNVTKVIKSFDEPVMAIGFLGGKGGEYIEDELDSRNIKHDFIAIDGETRSCLSILSDDGSQTEILENGPYVSESENLAFYELYKNKIKNCEVISASGSLPKGLAANTYRELIKIAKKQGKKFILDTSGEALKLGIEAAPFLIKPNKEELENIMGFTITNENDAIQAAKNLLNKNVEIIVISLGSEGAMAFFENYAYKVKVPNIKTVNPVGSGDSMVAGFAVSILREYDFETVLRIAAACGTANAMEAETGKISMNNVKKLMDEIRVEKMKI, from the coding sequence TTGATTTTAACTATAACCTTAAACCCTTCTATTGACAGGAGATATTTAGTTGATGGTTTTGAAAAAGGTAAAATATTTAGGGCTAAAGAAGTGCAATACACTCCTGGGGGAAAAGGATTAAATGTGACTAAAGTTATTAAATCTTTTGATGAACCAGTAATGGCTATAGGATTTCTGGGAGGTAAAGGTGGGGAATATATTGAAGATGAGTTAGACAGTAGAAATATAAAACACGACTTTATCGCTATTGATGGGGAAACGAGGAGCTGCCTTTCTATATTATCGGATGATGGAAGTCAAACAGAAATTTTAGAAAATGGACCATATGTATCTGAAAGTGAAAATTTAGCTTTTTATGAACTATATAAAAATAAAATAAAAAACTGTGAAGTAATAAGTGCTTCTGGAAGTTTACCTAAAGGATTAGCAGCTAATACTTATAGAGAATTAATAAAAATTGCTAAAAAGCAGGGTAAAAAATTTATTCTTGATACAAGTGGAGAAGCTTTAAAGCTAGGAATTGAAGCAGCTCCTTTTTTGATAAAGCCAAATAAAGAAGAACTTGAAAATATTATGGGATTTACTATTACTAATGAGAATGATGCAATTCAAGCAGCTAAAAATTTGCTAAATAAGAATGTAGAGATAATAGTGATTTCACTTGGAAGTGAAGGAGCAATGGCTTTTTTTGAGAACTATGCTTATAAGGTGAAGGTTCCAAATATAAAGACTGTAAACCCAGTTGGTTCAGGGGATTCAATGGTAGCTGGATTTGCTGTGTCAATACTTAGAGAATATGATTTTGAAACTGTATTAAGAATTGCAGCTGCTTGCGGTACTGCTAATGCAATGGAGGCAGAGACTGGGAAAATTAGTATGAATAATGTAAAAAAACTCATGGATGAAATAAGGGTAGAAAAGATGAAAATATAA
- the nagA gene encoding N-acetylglucosamine-6-phosphate deacetylase gives MKVIFNGKIMTENEILENKAIVFDEKIVDIIDEKELGKYEYEEKIDAKGNYVLPGFIDIHIHGAGGKDVMDGSIEALETISKTIAAKGVTGFLATTMTMGKEDILKAFDNVKEGMKKGMSGAKILGIHMEGPFISKEKMGAQNPKYIMKPDYELVKNYLDIIKIITLAPEEDENYKFIEKIKSNSDVVLSMGHTSASYEQAIEAINKGITHATHTFNAMTSLNHRSPGVVGAVMNSDITCELIADCIHVHPGAFNVLLKVKGNDKVVLITDSMRAGCMMEGLYELGGQEVIVKDGAARLKDGGSLAGSVLTLNIALKNIVENTNQDFPQAVKMLSLNPAKLLELEKSKGSLAIGKDADIVIMDTEYNVEKTIIEGK, from the coding sequence ATGAAGGTAATTTTTAATGGCAAGATTATGACAGAAAATGAAATACTTGAGAACAAAGCTATTGTATTTGATGAAAAAATAGTAGATATAATAGATGAAAAAGAACTAGGTAAGTATGAATATGAAGAAAAAATAGATGCAAAGGGAAATTATGTACTGCCAGGATTTATAGATATTCATATACATGGAGCAGGTGGAAAAGATGTAATGGATGGAAGTATTGAAGCATTAGAAACCATAAGTAAGACAATAGCTGCAAAAGGAGTTACAGGATTCTTAGCGACTACTATGACTATGGGGAAAGAGGACATTTTAAAGGCCTTTGATAATGTAAAAGAGGGAATGAAAAAAGGGATGTCTGGAGCAAAAATATTGGGTATTCACATGGAAGGACCTTTCATCAGCAAAGAAAAAATGGGAGCACAAAATCCAAAATATATCATGAAACCAGATTATGAATTAGTTAAAAATTATTTAGACATTATAAAGATTATTACTTTAGCACCAGAAGAAGATGAAAACTATAAATTTATAGAAAAAATAAAGTCAAATTCAGATGTAGTATTGTCCATGGGGCATACTAGTGCTAGTTATGAGCAAGCAATAGAGGCTATAAATAAAGGAATAACCCATGCTACTCATACTTTCAATGCTATGACTTCACTAAACCATAGATCGCCAGGAGTAGTAGGTGCTGTTATGAATAGCGACATTACATGTGAGTTGATTGCAGATTGTATTCACGTTCATCCAGGTGCTTTCAATGTACTCCTAAAAGTTAAAGGCAATGACAAAGTGGTACTTATCACTGATTCTATGAGAGCTGGATGTATGATGGAAGGACTCTATGAATTAGGTGGGCAAGAAGTAATAGTTAAAGATGGGGCAGCGAGGTTGAAAGACGGTGGGTCATTGGCTGGAAGTGTGCTTACTTTAAACATAGCCTTGAAAAACATAGTTGAAAACACTAATCAGGATTTTCCTCAAGCAGTAAAGATGTTATCCTTAAATCCAGCTAAGCTATTGGAATTGGAAAAATCCAAAGGAAGTCTTGCAATTGGGAAAGATGCAGATATAGTCATAATGGATACAGAATACAATGTTGAAAAGACTATAATTGAAGGGAAATAA
- a CDS encoding S-layer homology domain-containing protein, translated as MVKKSVKKILSMLIVFSMIFTGSIVSFAGGLDVENHWSKEYVVYLAEKGILEGYSDGTFRANNNITRAEFFTIINKLMKYTEKSAVNFSDVKEKSWYYDEVAKGISAGYITATEGSKLGPNEKITREEVAKIIGIAFGLDDKQSSSANDFADAESISNDVKGYVSILKDREILCGYSDNTFRPQSPITKGEASKIIVNTSGEIINVSGEYNKNYSGNVLINTPDVVLKTLNIKGNLYLTEGIGDGDVTLDNVAVNGETVIKGGGENSIKIKNSKLGQVVVDKTSGGIRVVLEGNVSIPNLVLNKDTKLVVKEGAKVENIQAVGKADIEVEKGAEIGKIEVNSKDVEIKSEGKIEKLVATEEVKVNNEVVKKGTETKVETKPSTDSSSSGSISTGGTSTGGGGYIPSPDPTPEEPKPTPTVNVTGVSICDPAGVVDKSTTIILVLDKYDSIQLYAKVEPSNATNKNVTWSTSNTDIATIDANGKVTAKASGTVIITVTTVDGNKIATCKVTVKANASKEEVEAALKAVNEAKTADEMKTAIEKNARVLGLSIEENTDYGKLVPGRDRSVSVDLVGNRPTEGYTLDQLKLVFDEIVATRVVFQNSVNMVNEATGENPLKDVTFITMLINNLSSVKNYTKHSGIEISTLINDLQSLVDRYNALDIDKQASALKQVSSADYQSST; from the coding sequence ATGGTTAAGAAATCAGTAAAAAAAATACTCTCAATGCTAATTGTATTTTCTATGATTTTTACAGGTAGCATTGTTTCATTTGCTGGTGGTCTAGATGTAGAGAACCATTGGTCGAAAGAGTATGTAGTATATTTAGCAGAAAAGGGTATACTAGAGGGATATTCAGATGGCACATTTAGGGCAAACAACAATATTACACGAGCAGAGTTTTTCACAATAATCAACAAATTGATGAAATACACAGAAAAGTCTGCAGTTAATTTTTCTGATGTGAAAGAAAAATCGTGGTATTATGATGAAGTAGCAAAGGGAATAAGTGCAGGATATATAACTGCTACTGAAGGTAGTAAATTAGGACCAAATGAAAAAATTACCCGTGAAGAAGTAGCTAAAATCATAGGAATTGCTTTTGGACTAGATGACAAACAATCATCATCTGCCAATGATTTTGCAGATGCAGAGTCCATAAGTAATGATGTAAAAGGTTATGTAAGTATACTGAAGGACAGAGAAATTTTATGTGGATATTCAGACAATACTTTTAGACCTCAAAGTCCAATAACTAAAGGAGAAGCATCTAAGATAATAGTTAATACAAGTGGAGAAATCATAAATGTTTCAGGTGAATACAACAAAAATTATTCAGGGAATGTATTGATAAATACTCCTGATGTAGTACTAAAAACACTTAATATTAAAGGAAATCTTTATTTAACAGAAGGAATTGGAGATGGAGATGTTACTTTAGATAATGTAGCAGTGAATGGAGAAACAGTTATCAAGGGCGGAGGAGAAAATAGTATCAAAATAAAGAATTCCAAACTTGGTCAAGTTGTAGTTGATAAGACTTCAGGTGGAATCAGAGTAGTATTGGAAGGCAATGTAAGCATTCCAAATTTGGTATTGAATAAAGATACAAAGCTAGTCGTAAAAGAAGGAGCAAAAGTTGAAAATATACAAGCAGTAGGAAAAGCAGACATTGAAGTTGAAAAGGGAGCAGAAATAGGAAAAATAGAAGTAAATTCTAAAGATGTAGAAATAAAATCAGAAGGGAAAATTGAAAAGTTAGTAGCCACAGAAGAAGTAAAAGTAAATAACGAGGTAGTGAAAAAAGGTACAGAAACAAAAGTTGAAACTAAACCTTCAACAGACAGTAGTTCATCAGGTAGTATCTCAACAGGAGGAACTTCCACTGGCGGTGGAGGATATATACCAAGTCCAGACCCAACACCAGAAGAACCAAAGCCAACACCAACAGTGAATGTAACAGGAGTAAGTATATGTGATCCAGCTGGTGTTGTAGATAAAAGTACAACTATCATATTGGTATTGGACAAATATGATTCTATACAACTTTATGCTAAAGTTGAGCCATCTAATGCAACCAATAAAAATGTAACTTGGTCAACAAGTAATACTGATATAGCAACAATAGATGCTAATGGCAAAGTAACAGCAAAGGCATCAGGTACAGTAATAATTACAGTAACAACAGTAGACGGGAACAAAATTGCGACTTGTAAAGTGACAGTAAAAGCTAATGCCTCAAAAGAAGAAGTGGAAGCAGCTCTTAAAGCAGTGAACGAAGCTAAAACAGCAGATGAAATGAAGACAGCAATAGAAAAGAACGCAAGAGTATTAGGATTATCAATTGAAGAAAATACTGACTACGGCAAATTGGTACCAGGAAGAGACAGATCAGTAAGTGTAGACCTTGTAGGTAATAGACCAACTGAAGGATACACTTTAGACCAATTGAAGTTAGTATTTGACGAGATAGTAGCAACAAGAGTAGTATTCCAGAACTCAGTAAACATGGTAAATGAAGCAACAGGAGAAAATCCACTTAAAGATGTAACATTTATTACAATGCTAATAAATAATTTAAGCTCTGTAAAGAATTACACAAAGCATTCAGGAATAGAGATATCAACATTGATAAATGACTTGCAAAGTTTAGTTGATAGATACAATGCTTTAGATATTGACAAACAAGCATCAGCACTTAAGCAAGTATCAAGTGCAGATTATCAAAGTTCAAC
- a CDS encoding MtnX-like HAD-IB family phosphatase has product MSTKILCDFDGTITTFDTNTVLFDTFGDKNYINKLRRQYYSGQIDLKTLAIHEFNHLKITEETYLNYIKNDVVLQRGFKTFYENLKKANIPIAVVSGGFINGIEAFFNENGIEGIPIYANRLIFNGDEIKVKFYEEENIKENTDSKVQLYRKFKKEYDKVIFIGDGHTDVHVAKEADCLFAKDYLEEYCIENDIEYLKWEDFYDINDYLFPKEDKYI; this is encoded by the coding sequence TTGAGTACAAAAATATTATGCGATTTTGATGGAACAATAACTACTTTTGACACAAATACAGTGCTGTTTGATACATTTGGAGACAAAAACTATATAAATAAATTGAGAAGGCAGTACTATAGTGGACAAATTGACTTAAAAACTTTAGCTATTCATGAATTCAATCATCTAAAAATCACAGAAGAAACATATTTGAATTATATAAAAAATGATGTGGTACTCCAAAGAGGATTTAAAACTTTTTATGAAAATTTAAAAAAAGCTAATATACCTATAGCCGTAGTAAGTGGTGGTTTTATAAATGGAATAGAAGCATTTTTTAATGAAAATGGAATAGAAGGGATACCCATTTATGCAAATAGACTTATTTTCAATGGTGATGAAATAAAAGTAAAGTTTTACGAAGAAGAAAATATAAAAGAAAACACAGATTCAAAAGTACAATTATATAGAAAATTTAAAAAAGAATATGACAAAGTCATATTTATAGGAGATGGACACACAGATGTACATGTGGCTAAAGAAGCAGATTGCCTATTTGCAAAAGATTATTTAGAAGAGTATTGTATAGAAAATGATATAGAATATCTAAAATGGGAAGATTTTTATGACATAAATGATTATTTATTTCCAAAAGAGGATAAATATATTTAA